Proteins co-encoded in one Cytophaga hutchinsonii ATCC 33406 genomic window:
- a CDS encoding sensor histidine kinase — protein MNKQQLFLDKTSTAFKILELSSEAYVLTDALSNIILDCSTKLCSLSESTMENIIGQPLHSLFEVDSKEEFSTILGGYLQYKKEKYAQQLPLKKNDGTCISTIVTAYQGDHVTVSEDINCFFIREAIDNKLEEDVLEIKKMFQNVLDTIPTRIFWKDTNLNYLGCNNKFAQDAGIKSGERIFGKTDYDLAWKKEEADFFRFIDKRVIESGQAELDIIEPQLNADGTETWLETNKSPLLNFKGEIIGVLGTYTDITHRKKAEDTIKQHSRDLEIKNKELEQFAHITSHDLQEPLRSLSSFVELLSADYNDVLDETGKTYLNYISDSANRMRNLITGLLEYSLLSREIENETVDCSALLQEIIKDLAYIIEDTQAQIHINALPVLYSKPTQLRIVFQNIIQNAIKFKKRNTPPVIYISVENKGDLWQFKISDNGIGFNPSYSDKIFSLFQRLHNKSDYEGSGIGLAYCKKIIDLLGGAIWADSTEGAGSTFYFTIKK, from the coding sequence ATGAACAAACAACAGCTTTTTTTAGACAAAACCAGTACAGCTTTTAAAATTCTTGAATTATCCAGCGAAGCCTATGTATTAACAGATGCACTTAGCAATATCATTCTGGATTGCAGTACAAAGTTGTGCAGCCTTTCTGAATCTACGATGGAAAATATTATCGGGCAACCGCTTCATAGTCTTTTTGAAGTAGATTCCAAGGAAGAATTCAGCACCATATTAGGTGGTTATCTTCAGTATAAAAAAGAAAAATACGCCCAGCAGCTTCCGTTAAAAAAGAATGATGGCACCTGCATTTCAACAATAGTAACAGCTTATCAGGGTGACCATGTTACTGTAAGCGAAGACATAAATTGTTTTTTCATCCGGGAAGCCATTGACAACAAACTCGAAGAAGATGTATTAGAGATTAAAAAAATGTTTCAGAATGTGTTGGATACAATTCCTACCCGTATTTTCTGGAAAGATACCAATCTGAATTATTTGGGATGCAACAATAAATTTGCCCAGGATGCCGGTATTAAATCGGGTGAACGGATTTTTGGCAAAACGGATTATGATTTAGCCTGGAAAAAAGAAGAGGCTGATTTTTTTCGCTTTATTGACAAGCGTGTTATTGAAAGCGGACAGGCTGAACTCGATATTATAGAACCTCAATTAAACGCCGACGGTACAGAAACCTGGCTCGAAACAAATAAGTCTCCCTTGTTAAATTTCAAAGGAGAAATCATTGGCGTGCTTGGAACTTATACCGACATTACTCATAGAAAAAAAGCAGAAGACACGATTAAACAACACAGCCGGGATCTTGAAATTAAAAACAAAGAACTGGAACAGTTTGCACATATTACTTCACATGATTTGCAGGAACCGTTACGAAGCCTTTCCAGCTTTGTAGAATTATTATCTGCTGACTATAATGATGTATTGGATGAGACAGGAAAAACATATTTGAATTACATAAGCGATTCTGCAAACAGAATGCGGAACCTTATTACAGGCTTATTAGAATATTCGCTGCTAAGCCGCGAGATAGAAAATGAAACGGTAGATTGTTCCGCTTTACTGCAGGAGATCATAAAAGACCTTGCTTATATTATTGAGGACACGCAGGCACAGATCCATATAAATGCATTGCCTGTGTTGTATTCTAAACCCACGCAATTGCGGATTGTCTTTCAAAATATTATTCAGAATGCCATTAAGTTCAAAAAGCGTAATACGCCTCCTGTTATTTATATTTCTGTTGAAAATAAAGGTGATCTATGGCAATTTAAAATATCGGATAATGGCATAGGCTTTAACCCTTCTTATAGCGATAAAATATTTTCGCTGTTTCAACGTTTACATAACAAAAGTGACTATGAAGGTTCAGGTATTGGCCTGGCCTATTGTAAAAAAATTATTGATTTGCTTGGCGGAGCAATATGGGCTGATTCTACAGAGGGGGCAGGCAGCACATTTTATTTCACAATAAAAAAATAA
- a CDS encoding response regulator produces the protein MTVTKLNQIFLIDDDEAVNFINKIILTKTACANEIIVLQSAHRALDILSQNAQIDPDRPELIFLDINMPGMDGWEFLEKYAQLPQNYITNIKVIMLTTSVNPEHRKRAEQYKEVAGFRVKPLSMKMASEIMESYF, from the coding sequence ATGACCGTGACTAAATTAAATCAGATTTTTTTGATTGACGATGATGAAGCAGTAAACTTCATCAACAAAATCATATTAACTAAAACAGCTTGCGCAAATGAAATCATCGTATTGCAAAGCGCGCATAGGGCATTGGATATATTGTCTCAAAATGCGCAGATAGATCCTGACCGTCCGGAATTGATTTTTTTAGACATTAATATGCCAGGCATGGATGGATGGGAATTCCTTGAAAAATACGCACAGCTTCCGCAGAATTATATAACCAACATTAAAGTCATTATGCTTACAACCTCTGTAAACCCTGAACACAGAAAGAGAGCAGAACAATATAAAGAAGTTGCAGGCTTTCGTGTTAAACCCTTATCGATGAAAATGGCGAGTGAAATAATGGAAAGTTATTTTTAA
- a CDS encoding YbhB/YbcL family Raf kinase inhibitor-like protein — protein MKKKIWISVVVLFILALIIKPVMTAAQQKKEFKYHNNLLKTITLTSTDFIADGKIPVECTGDGEELSPALQWTNIPKGTKSFVLLMTDYDAPAPFFKISTVDHWVIYNIPAEHTALSKGLTSGQLQESNISSGQNFKKGIEYKGPKPPLGVHNYYFRVYALSVSALNLKNPTKQEVMNAMKGKVLAYGELIGKY, from the coding sequence ATGAAAAAGAAAATTTGGATTTCGGTAGTTGTTTTATTTATTCTTGCGCTTATAATCAAACCGGTAATGACCGCAGCACAGCAAAAGAAAGAGTTTAAGTATCACAACAATCTTTTAAAAACAATTACACTTACTTCAACGGATTTTATTGCAGACGGAAAAATCCCTGTTGAATGTACAGGAGATGGAGAAGAGCTTTCTCCTGCATTACAATGGACTAATATACCGAAAGGAACAAAATCATTTGTGTTGCTGATGACAGATTATGATGCTCCTGCACCGTTTTTTAAAATAAGCACCGTAGATCATTGGGTTATATATAATATTCCTGCTGAACATACTGCATTAAGCAAAGGCCTGACAAGCGGGCAACTGCAGGAGAGTAATATAAGTTCAGGACAGAATTTTAAGAAGGGAATAGAATACAAAGGCCCAAAGCCGCCGCTTGGTGTGCACAACTATTATTTCCGTGTATATGCGTTATCTGTCTCTGCACTTAATCTGAAAAATCCAACAAAACAAGAGGTCATGAACGCAATGAAAGGGAAGGTCCTTGCATATGGAGAATTGATAGGGAAATATTAA
- a CDS encoding dihydrofolate reductase family protein, with protein MRKLIASINMTLDGFCDHTAVIADEEMHQHVNDLFKTADTTIFGRVTYQLMESGWPPIVKEPTGVKAIDEFAILIDTIHKIVFSHTLKGLTWKNSTLAKGELKAEIIRLKQQPGKNILVGSPSLIVALTQFGLIDEYQLCIQPIILGKGLILFKHMQDRIDLKCIRTETYASGAILARYEPATKNQ; from the coding sequence ATGAGAAAATTAATCGCATCCATCAACATGACCCTGGATGGATTCTGTGATCATACAGCAGTGATTGCCGATGAAGAAATGCACCAGCATGTAAACGATCTTTTTAAAACGGCAGATACAACTATTTTCGGACGTGTTACCTACCAGCTTATGGAAAGCGGTTGGCCACCAATTGTAAAAGAGCCTACAGGTGTTAAGGCCATTGATGAATTTGCTATATTGATTGATACCATACATAAAATTGTTTTCTCCCATACACTGAAAGGGCTTACCTGGAAAAATAGCACACTTGCCAAAGGTGAATTAAAAGCAGAAATTATCCGCTTAAAGCAACAGCCAGGGAAAAATATTCTTGTCGGAAGTCCCAGTCTTATTGTAGCGTTAACGCAATTCGGTTTGATCGATGAATACCAGTTATGCATACAGCCAATTATTTTAGGTAAAGGGCTAATCTTGTTTAAACACATGCAGGATCGGATAGATTTGAAATGCATACGAACAGAAACATATGCATCTGGCGCTATCCTTGCACGCTATGAACCCGCAACTAAAAATCAATAA
- a CDS encoding class I SAM-dependent methyltransferase, which translates to MIPGGNTLKETAVVPAATGYDRIAFIYDIIAGIASFDQINKSQLAFLSSIPTQSTCLILGGGTGYFLQKLLEQNATIQVTYVDASQKMIEFAQKRIAEKKPYDAHRVTFVCKQVNVFEFDTYDSIVCNYFLDLFEEADVTMLIKKFKKHLKKDGILYITDFTMPIRTGIIEWSAKAGLKVLYWFFKRTTSLSNNQLPDIESVVLKQDFIKLHSADFFKGILRCSLYR; encoded by the coding sequence ATGATACCAGGCGGAAATACATTGAAAGAAACAGCTGTTGTACCAGCTGCAACAGGTTATGATCGGATTGCATTTATCTACGATATAATAGCTGGAATTGCATCATTCGATCAAATCAACAAAAGTCAGCTTGCCTTTTTATCAAGTATTCCAACTCAATCTACGTGTTTGATCTTGGGCGGTGGTACAGGTTATTTTTTACAGAAGCTGCTGGAACAAAACGCAACGATACAGGTGACCTATGTGGACGCTTCTCAAAAAATGATTGAGTTCGCACAGAAACGTATTGCTGAAAAAAAACCTTATGACGCACATCGGGTAACATTTGTTTGTAAGCAGGTAAATGTATTTGAATTCGACACGTACGATAGTATTGTTTGTAATTATTTTTTAGATCTTTTTGAAGAGGCGGATGTAACTATGTTGATTAAAAAATTTAAAAAGCATCTGAAAAAAGATGGTATACTCTATATCACAGACTTTACAATGCCGATACGCACAGGCATCATTGAATGGAGTGCAAAAGCAGGATTGAAAGTGTTGTATTGGTTTTTTAAACGGACTACTTCTTTGTCAAATAATCAGCTGCCCGATATTGAATCTGTTGTATTGAAACAGGATTTTATAAAGCTGCATTCTGCGGATTTTTTTAAAGGCATATTAAGATGCAGTTTGTATCGTTGA
- a CDS encoding DUF1801 domain-containing protein yields MKELDNFYFRQEEPVKSCMLALRSIILSQHEEITAEWKYGMPFFCFKGKMFCYIWLHKKYNMPYIGMVEGKHIEHPKLIQENRSRMKIMLFEADKDLPVKTIEQIVQKAIGLYVSGEIKIK; encoded by the coding sequence ATGAAAGAACTTGATAATTTTTATTTCCGTCAGGAAGAGCCTGTTAAAAGCTGTATGCTGGCGTTGCGGAGTATTATACTTTCACAGCATGAAGAGATCACAGCAGAATGGAAGTATGGCATGCCATTTTTTTGTTTTAAAGGAAAAATGTTTTGTTACATATGGTTGCATAAAAAATACAATATGCCTTATATAGGCATGGTAGAAGGCAAACATATTGAACATCCGAAACTCATTCAGGAAAACCGTTCGCGCATGAAAATCATGTTATTCGAAGCAGATAAAGATCTTCCCGTTAAAACAATTGAACAGATTGTACAAAAGGCAATCGGCTTATATGTATCAGGTGAAATTAAAATTAAATGA
- the eutC gene encoding ethanolamine ammonia-lyase subunit EutC has protein sequence MEEDYWKELRKFTHARIAIGRAGNALPTSEVLKFRMAHAIARDAVQSEVNMELLQEKLFDLGLNVQQVKSHAADRLDYIRHPHKGRLLHEQSRQQLEALHIEKTDLCIIFADGLSADAVNLHAIPFLTILLKNLSFWNIAPVVLAEQGRVGLSDPVGEALNARISLILLGERPGLSAPTSLGAYITYMPQSGNTDEKRNCVSNIQPAGLSYEQAVEKISYLLHEMRRQQVSGIMLKDNQQNNFLY, from the coding sequence ATGGAAGAAGATTACTGGAAGGAATTACGGAAGTTTACACATGCACGTATAGCTATAGGCCGTGCAGGGAATGCGTTGCCTACTTCTGAAGTATTGAAGTTCCGGATGGCACATGCCATAGCACGGGATGCCGTTCAGTCTGAAGTAAACATGGAGTTGTTACAGGAAAAACTTTTTGATCTGGGACTGAACGTGCAACAGGTGAAAAGCCACGCCGCAGATCGGTTGGATTATATAAGACATCCGCACAAGGGTAGATTGCTGCATGAGCAAAGCAGACAGCAATTAGAAGCATTGCATATTGAGAAAACAGATTTGTGTATCATCTTTGCCGACGGTTTATCCGCAGATGCTGTGAATCTGCATGCCATTCCTTTTCTAACAATCTTATTGAAAAATTTATCGTTCTGGAACATTGCTCCGGTAGTGCTTGCAGAACAAGGTAGGGTTGGATTATCTGATCCCGTTGGTGAAGCACTGAACGCACGAATATCATTGATTTTATTAGGAGAACGTCCGGGTTTAAGCGCACCAACAAGCTTGGGTGCATATATCACCTATATGCCGCAAAGCGGCAATACGGATGAAAAAAGAAATTGTGTTTCTAATATTCAGCCTGCAGGATTGAGCTATGAACAAGCCGTGGAAAAAATTTCATATCTCTTACATGAAATGCGCAGGCAGCAAGTATCTGGTATTATGCTTAAAGATAATCAGCAAAATAATTTCTTATATTGA
- a CDS encoding ethanolamine ammonia-lyase subunit EutB gives MYKHTVSQHVFTFDSLTELMAKASPLRSGDQLAGIAAGSYQERIAAQMALADLPLTTFLQEPLIPYESDEVTRLIFDTHEHTAFTAIAHLTVGDFRNFLLSNNTHTSQLTALQKAITPEMAAAVSKIMNVQDLILVSSKCEIITRFRNTIGVKGCMSTRLQPNHPTDDLKAIMASVLDGLFYGSGDAVIGINPATDHISTQVQLLKLIDAVREQYAIPTQSCILSHITNTILAIEQGAPVDLVFQSIGGTEKTNSSFGINLSLLQEGYEAALSLGRGTIGNNVMYFETGQGSSLSANAHYGIDQQTLEARAYAVARAFNPLLVNTVVGFIGPEYLFDGKQIIRAGLEDHFCGKLMGLPMGCDICYTNHADADQDDMDALLTLLGVAGCNFIMGVPGSDDIMLNYQSTSFHDALYIRKLLNVKPAPEFEEWLLKMGIMNTQHEITVHRIYCG, from the coding sequence ATGTATAAGCATACCGTATCACAACATGTTTTTACGTTTGACAGCTTAACCGAATTGATGGCAAAGGCAAGTCCGCTGCGATCAGGTGATCAACTGGCAGGTATTGCAGCGGGTTCTTATCAGGAACGGATCGCGGCACAAATGGCGTTGGCAGATCTTCCACTCACTACTTTTTTACAAGAACCATTAATTCCTTACGAAAGTGATGAAGTAACACGATTGATCTTTGATACGCATGAACACACCGCATTTACAGCTATTGCACATCTTACCGTAGGTGATTTTAGAAATTTTTTGTTGAGCAACAATACACACACGTCTCAGTTAACAGCATTGCAAAAAGCAATTACGCCGGAAATGGCAGCAGCTGTTTCCAAAATAATGAATGTACAGGACCTGATTCTGGTCAGCTCGAAATGTGAGATCATTACACGCTTTAGAAATACGATTGGTGTTAAAGGTTGTATGTCTACAAGGCTGCAGCCCAATCATCCAACAGACGATTTAAAAGCGATCATGGCTTCTGTCCTGGATGGATTATTTTATGGGAGCGGAGACGCGGTTATTGGCATCAATCCGGCAACAGATCATATATCCACTCAGGTTCAATTGCTGAAACTGATCGATGCTGTACGAGAGCAATATGCTATTCCTACACAATCGTGTATCCTCAGTCACATTACAAATACCATTCTTGCTATTGAACAGGGTGCGCCCGTTGACCTGGTTTTTCAATCTATCGGAGGAACAGAAAAAACAAACAGCAGTTTTGGTATAAATCTTTCGCTGCTGCAGGAAGGTTACGAAGCGGCGTTATCGCTGGGGAGAGGAACGATAGGTAATAACGTTATGTATTTTGAAACGGGGCAGGGCAGTTCACTTTCTGCGAATGCGCATTACGGCATTGATCAGCAAACGCTGGAAGCACGTGCATATGCAGTTGCCCGTGCGTTCAATCCGCTTCTGGTGAATACAGTGGTGGGTTTTATTGGCCCTGAATATTTGTTTGATGGAAAACAAATTATACGCGCAGGACTCGAAGATCATTTTTGCGGCAAACTGATGGGGCTTCCTATGGGCTGCGATATCTGTTATACCAATCATGCAGATGCGGATCAGGATGATATGGATGCATTATTAACGTTGTTAGGTGTAGCAGGCTGTAATTTTATTATGGGAGTACCCGGCTCAGATGATATTATGCTGAACTATCAAAGCACTTCTTTTCACGATGCATTGTATATCCGAAAACTACTGAACGTAAAACCTGCACCCGAGTTTGAAGAATGGTTATTGAAAATGGGCATCATGAATACGCAACATGAAATTACGGTTCACAGAATATACTGCGGTTAG